The following are encoded together in the Populus trichocarpa isolate Nisqually-1 chromosome 5, P.trichocarpa_v4.1, whole genome shotgun sequence genome:
- the LOC7480458 gene encoding protein RKD5 isoform X2, whose protein sequence is MASSLIALLVFENNINKELVRSLHVYRLKDGKEKEVEREFVFSVDGPYVEMKAGPILRLRRFQVLELFEGQVIGLWRCIFAFHVNNPPHLSHSSFLLSVSRNPKLKSIPTLAKDIHFILKLSCKTDNEEPSRFSSKEICEVDRDNCHQSKKSLPVLDQDLNCLPNSVSPSELSKSEQIELCAAGVMEKKKKRAASEDIARIALEDVVKCFGLPIVEASRNLKVGLTVLKRKCRELGIPRWPHRKIKSLDSLICSLQRQKGINKITRIQLWQWPRGEGCWRGKRKL, encoded by the exons atggcCTCTTCTTTGATAGCTCTATTAGTCTTTGAGAACAATATCAATAAAG AGTTGGTAAGAAGCTTGCATGTTTACAGATTGAAGGATGGGAAGGAAAAGGAAGTTGAGAGGGagtttgttttctctgtggATGGTCCATATGTTGAAATGAAAGCAGGCCCAATTCTTAGATTGAGGAGATTTCAGGTTTTGGAGCTCTTTGAAGGGCAAGTGATTGGTTTGTGGCGTTGCATATTTGCATTTCATGTCAATAACCCTCCTCATTTGAGCCACAGTTCTTTTCTACTCTCAGTTTCTAG AAACCCCAAGCTGAAGTCAATTCCAACACTGGCCAAAGATATCCATTTCATTTTGAAGTTGAGCTGCAAAACTGACAATGAAGAGCCATCAAGGTTTTCATCCAAAGAAATATGTGAAGTGGACAGAGATAATTGCCATCAGTCAAAGAAAAGTCTGCCTGTATTAGACCAGGATCTTAACTGCCTTCCTAATTCAGTTTCTCCATCTGAATTATCAAAAAGCGAACAAATTGAACTGTGCGCAGCAG GTGTtatggaaaagaagaaaaaaagagcagcTAGTGAAGACATTGCTAGAATTGCTTTAGAAGATGTCGTTAAATGCTTTGGTCTACCAATTGTGGAAgcttcaagaaatttaaaagttgGTCTCACAGTGCTGAAGAGAAAGTGCAGGGAATTAGGCATCCCTCGCTGGCCGCATAGGAAGATCAAATCCCTTGACAGTCTCATTTGTAGTCTCCAG AGGcagaaaggcataaacaagataaCGAGGATACAACTATGGCAGTGGCCAAGAGGCGAAGGATGCTGGAGAGGGAAAAGGAAACTATAG
- the LOC7480457 gene encoding probable serine/threonine-protein kinase PIX13, which translates to MGNCLRSFFYDPSPSSIANNNPSTPGTSNSTYSSTTIDVSATSSSIVCRSQFSEAASHDEGNEVISNANGQILESSNLEEFTFADLKRATKNFKSDTLLGEGGFGKVYKGWIDQKTYAPSKSGSGMVVAIKKLNSGSMQGLEEWQSEVNFLGRLSHPNLVKLLGFCWEDKELLLVYEFMPKGSLENHLFRRNIEPLSWDIRLKIAIGAARGLAFLHASEKQVIYRDFKASNILLDGKYNAKISDFGLAKLGPSGGESHVTTRVMGTYGYAAPEYIATGHLYVKSDVYGFGVVLLEMLSGQRALDRKRPTGQQNLVEWLKPLLSHKKKLKTTIMDSRIEGQYSAKAMVQAAQLTLKCLKADPKNRPSMKEVVEVLEQIEAMKEKPKATKSTFASSHSKPHRRGQQPTQHRPLFIPGRRGPKYEHEVNIRKITKKVK; encoded by the exons ATGGGTAACTGCCTAAGATCTTTCTTTTATGATCCTAGTCCTAGCTCCATAGCCAACAACAATCCTTCCACCCCAG GGACATCCAATAGTACTTACAGCAGCACCACCATAGATGTCTCAGCCACTAGTAGTAGTATTGTTTGCAGGAGTCAATTCTCTGAGGCAGCGAGTCATGATGAAGGAAATGAAGTGATAAGTAATGCAAATGGGCAAATATTGGAATCATCAAATTTGGAGGAGTTCACTTTTGCGGATTTGAAGAGGGCAACAAAGAATTTTAAATCAGATACTTTGTTGGGCGAGGGAGGTTTTGGTAAAGTCTATAAAGGTTGGATTGATCAGAAGACTTATGCGCCCTCTAAGTCCGGCAGTGGCATGGTGGTTGCTATAAAGAAATTGAACTCAGGAAGTATGCAAGGACTTGAAGAGTGGCAG TCAGAGGTGAACTTTCTAGGAAGGCTATCGCATCCCAACTTGGTTAAGTTATTGGGCTTTTGTTGGGAGGATAAAGAGCTACTCCTTGTGTATGAATTTATGCCGAAGGGAAGCTTGGAGAACCATCTGTTTAGAA GGAATATTGAACCCCTCTCTTGGGATATACGGCTAAAGATAGCCATTGGAGCAGCTCGAGGTCTAGCTTTTCTACATGCCTCAGAGAAGCAAGTCATTTATAGAGATTTCAAGGCCTCTAATATCCTACTTGATGGg AAATACAATGCCAAAATATCAGATTTTGGCCTGGCGAAGTTGGGGCCTTCTGGTGGAGAGTCACATGTGACAACCAGGGTCATGGGAACCTATGGTTATGCTGCTCCTGAGTACATTGCAACAG GTCATTTGTATGTAAAAAGTGATGTGTATGGTTTTGGTGTCGTGCTACTTGAAATGCTGTCAGGCCAAAGGGCGCTCGATAGGAAGCGACCAACTGGTCAGCAAAATCTGGTTGAATGGTTGAAGCCATTGCTCTCACACAAAAAGAAGCTCAAAACCACCATTATGGATTCAAGGATTGAGGGCCAATATTCGGCCAAGGCGATGGTACAAGCAGCACAACTAACTTTAAAGTGCCTGAAAGCAGATCCTAAAAACCGCCCCTCCATGAAAGAAGTTGTAGAGGTGTTGGAACAGATAGAGGCAATGAAGGAAAAACCAAAGGCGACCAAAAGCACTTTCGCTTCCTCACATTCTAAACCCCATCGCCGTGGCCAACAACCAACTCAGCATCGTCCCCTCTTCATTCCAGGTCGCAGGGGGCCTAAATACGAGCACGAAGTGAACATtcgtaaaataacaaaaaaggtaAAGTAA
- the LOC18099099 gene encoding dehydrodolichyl diphosphate synthase 6 has translation MDKHRGSRLSELFGSLGSFFRKCMFCILSMGPIPNHFAFIMDGNRRYAKKEKLEEGAGHRAGFSVLMSMLKYCYELGVTYVTIYAFSIENFKRKPDEVQNLMDLILEKIEGLLKEESLVNKYGIRVYFIGNLKLLSKPVRVAAEKVMKATANNTKCVLLICIAYTSCDEIVQAVHESCKNKWEEIQPCNSHKSFSGRVEEVDGKSIDDGIGHSVQELFGVQTNELRATRASTFCNDVANGVERTDKKSGVVGHAVHGSCDKWGEVQSLEASRTGDGVIPNVKSEKLLVDLSILKVVDIESHMYMSVAPNPDIVIRSSGETRLSNFLLWQTSNCLLYSPNALWPDMRLWHLVWAVLDFQRNHSYFEKKKKQF, from the coding sequence ATGGACAAACACCGTGGTAGTAGATTAAGTGAGCTGTTTGGTAGTTTGGGTAGTTTCTTCAGAAAATGCATGTTTTGCATTCTATCTATGGGTCCCATCCCCAACCATTTTGCTTTCATAATGGATGGAAATAGAAGATATGCTAAGAAGGAAAAATTGGAAGAAGGTGCTGGTCACAGAGCAGGATTTTCAGTTCTTATGTCCATGCTTAAGTACTGCTATGAGTTGGGAGTAACTTATGTCACTATTTATGCCTTCAGCATTGAGAATTTCAAAAGGAAGCCTGATGAGGTTCAGAACCTGATGGATCTGATTCTGGAGAAGATTGAAGGGTTGCTCAAGGAAGAAAGCCTTGTGAACAAATATGGTATCAGGGTgtattttattggtaatttgaaACTTTTGAGCAAGCCTGTCAGGGTGGCAGCAGAAAAGGTTATGAAGGCTACTGCTAACAACACCAAGTGTGTGCTTTTGATCTGCATAGCCTATACTTCATGTGATGAGATTGTGCAAGCTGTCCATGAATCCTGTAAAAATAAGTGGGAGGAAATTCAACCTTGTAACTCACATAAAAGTTTCAGTGGTAGGGTTGAAGAAGTAGATGGCAAAAGCATAGATGATGGCATTGGCCACAGTGTTCAAGAATTGTTTGGAGTTCAAACAAATGAATTACGAGCAACAAGGGCAAGCACATTCTGTAATGACGTGGCCAATGGAGTAGAAAGGACTGATAAAAAAAGTGGTGTGGTTGGGCATGCTGTCCATGGATCCTGTGATAAATGGGGTGAAGTTCAATCATTGGAGGCAAGTAGAACCGGAGATGGTGTGATTCCAAATGTAAAGAGTGAGAAATTGCTGGTGGATCTTTCGATATTAAAGGTGGTTGACATTGAGAGCCACATGTATATGTCAGTAGCTCCCAATCCTGACATTGTGATCCGAAGTTCTGGGGAGACCCGCCTCAGTAACTTCCTACTTTGGCAAACTAGTAACTGCCTGTTGTATTCTCCAAATGCACTATGGCCAGATATGAGGTTGTGGCACTTGGTGTGGGCAGTCTTAGACTTCCAGCGCAATCATTCTTAttttgagaagaaaaagaagcagTTTTAA
- the LOC7480458 gene encoding protein RKD5 isoform X3, producing the protein MKAGPILRLRRFQVLELFEGQVIGLWRCIFAFHVNNPPHLSHSSFLLSVSRNPKLKSIPTLAKDIHFILKLSCKTDNEEPSRFSSKEICEVDRDNCHQSKKSLPVLDQDLNCLPNSVSPSELSKSEQIELCAAGVMEKKKKRAASEDIARIALEDVVKCFGLPIVEASRNLKVGLTVLKRKCRELGIPRWPHRKIKSLDSLICSLQEEAERHKQDNEDTTMAVAKRRRMLEREKETIEKKPFMEIQSETKRFRQDVFKRRHRARALGNQGL; encoded by the exons ATGAAAGCAGGCCCAATTCTTAGATTGAGGAGATTTCAGGTTTTGGAGCTCTTTGAAGGGCAAGTGATTGGTTTGTGGCGTTGCATATTTGCATTTCATGTCAATAACCCTCCTCATTTGAGCCACAGTTCTTTTCTACTCTCAGTTTCTAG AAACCCCAAGCTGAAGTCAATTCCAACACTGGCCAAAGATATCCATTTCATTTTGAAGTTGAGCTGCAAAACTGACAATGAAGAGCCATCAAGGTTTTCATCCAAAGAAATATGTGAAGTGGACAGAGATAATTGCCATCAGTCAAAGAAAAGTCTGCCTGTATTAGACCAGGATCTTAACTGCCTTCCTAATTCAGTTTCTCCATCTGAATTATCAAAAAGCGAACAAATTGAACTGTGCGCAGCAG GTGTtatggaaaagaagaaaaaaagagcagcTAGTGAAGACATTGCTAGAATTGCTTTAGAAGATGTCGTTAAATGCTTTGGTCTACCAATTGTGGAAgcttcaagaaatttaaaagttgGTCTCACAGTGCTGAAGAGAAAGTGCAGGGAATTAGGCATCCCTCGCTGGCCGCATAGGAAGATCAAATCCCTTGACAGTCTCATTTGTAGTCTCCAG GAAGAGGcagaaaggcataaacaagataaCGAGGATACAACTATGGCAGTGGCCAAGAGGCGAAGGATGCTGGAGAGGGAAAAGGAAACTATAGAGAAGAAGCCATTCATGGAAATACAAAGTGAGACCAAAAGATTCAGGCAAGATGTTTTCAAAAGAAGGCACAGAGCCAGAGCTCTTGGAAACCAGGGTCTATAA
- the LOC7480458 gene encoding protein RKD5 isoform X1, translated as MASSLIALLVFENNINKELVRSLHVYRLKDGKEKEVEREFVFSVDGPYVEMKAGPILRLRRFQVLELFEGQVIGLWRCIFAFHVNNPPHLSHSSFLLSVSRNPKLKSIPTLAKDIHFILKLSCKTDNEEPSRFSSKEICEVDRDNCHQSKKSLPVLDQDLNCLPNSVSPSELSKSEQIELCAAGVMEKKKKRAASEDIARIALEDVVKCFGLPIVEASRNLKVGLTVLKRKCRELGIPRWPHRKIKSLDSLICSLQEEAERHKQDNEDTTMAVAKRRRMLEREKETIEKKPFMEIQSETKRFRQDVFKRRHRARALGNQGL; from the exons atggcCTCTTCTTTGATAGCTCTATTAGTCTTTGAGAACAATATCAATAAAG AGTTGGTAAGAAGCTTGCATGTTTACAGATTGAAGGATGGGAAGGAAAAGGAAGTTGAGAGGGagtttgttttctctgtggATGGTCCATATGTTGAAATGAAAGCAGGCCCAATTCTTAGATTGAGGAGATTTCAGGTTTTGGAGCTCTTTGAAGGGCAAGTGATTGGTTTGTGGCGTTGCATATTTGCATTTCATGTCAATAACCCTCCTCATTTGAGCCACAGTTCTTTTCTACTCTCAGTTTCTAG AAACCCCAAGCTGAAGTCAATTCCAACACTGGCCAAAGATATCCATTTCATTTTGAAGTTGAGCTGCAAAACTGACAATGAAGAGCCATCAAGGTTTTCATCCAAAGAAATATGTGAAGTGGACAGAGATAATTGCCATCAGTCAAAGAAAAGTCTGCCTGTATTAGACCAGGATCTTAACTGCCTTCCTAATTCAGTTTCTCCATCTGAATTATCAAAAAGCGAACAAATTGAACTGTGCGCAGCAG GTGTtatggaaaagaagaaaaaaagagcagcTAGTGAAGACATTGCTAGAATTGCTTTAGAAGATGTCGTTAAATGCTTTGGTCTACCAATTGTGGAAgcttcaagaaatttaaaagttgGTCTCACAGTGCTGAAGAGAAAGTGCAGGGAATTAGGCATCCCTCGCTGGCCGCATAGGAAGATCAAATCCCTTGACAGTCTCATTTGTAGTCTCCAG GAAGAGGcagaaaggcataaacaagataaCGAGGATACAACTATGGCAGTGGCCAAGAGGCGAAGGATGCTGGAGAGGGAAAAGGAAACTATAGAGAAGAAGCCATTCATGGAAATACAAAGTGAGACCAAAAGATTCAGGCAAGATGTTTTCAAAAGAAGGCACAGAGCCAGAGCTCTTGGAAACCAGGGTCTATAA
- the LOC7480455 gene encoding dirigent protein 11 — MAQILHLYLLATLLLALSFKATSSSRHSGNNGLKSLHFALYQHETINKTGYIIVNGVAGAGVGQTTTPFGTLFAFQDPMTVTANISSKVVAIAEGTSITSSFDGLRSISIAKITLRLKNHMGSISIVGGTHNIKPADHPVVGGTGDFMFVQGYVTSSPVDLQGLTVTYKIVFHLYWPSYANKFSLHDKRVRNDIIT; from the coding sequence ATGGCTCAAATTCTGCACCTCTATCTTCTTGCAACTCTACTTCTTGCTCTTTCTTTTAAGGCCACCTCCTCCTCCCGACACAGCGGCAACAACGGGCTCAAATCTCTCCACTTTGCACTCTACCAGCATGAAACGATAAACAAAACGGGATACATCATAGTGAATGGCGTGGCCGGAGCAGGGGTTGGTCAAACCACAACACCTTTCGGCACCTTGTTTGCTTTCCAAGATCCGATGACTGTGACGGCCAATATATCTTCAAAGGTCGTCGCGATTGCTGAAGGCACCTCTATAACATCTAGTTTTGACGGGCTGAGGAGCATTTCCATCGCTAAGATCACTTTGAGGTTGAAGAATCACATGGGGTCTATCTCTATTGTTGGGGGGACACATAACATCAAGCCTGCTGATCATCCCGTGGTAGGAGGCACCGGTGACTTCATGTTTGTTCAAGGGTACGTGACATCCTCTCCGGTGGATCTCCAGGGACTCACTGTTACCTACAAGATTGTGTTCCACCTCTACTGGCCCTCCTATGCAAATAAATTCTCACTTCATGACAAACGTGTTCGAAATGATATAATTACTTAG